A portion of the Desulfotignum phosphitoxidans DSM 13687 genome contains these proteins:
- a CDS encoding glycyl-radical enzyme activating protein: MTISDSDIKHLVTHIQHFSVNDGPGIRTTVFLKGCPLNCAWCHNPENIHTFQEFFYHEDKCVKCGDCAEHCPENVIIPPRIQYVENPVQSVRFGDGDGSIPTSLRGHHPPPAFSVEKEIEAIDPPRIDREKCTRCMVCVDVCTHDALTFVSTLKSVEDIFDDVLKDDIFYKSSGGGFTVSGGEPLMHPDMTLALLKRAKKEGLNTVLDTCGFANWNSSQPILKYVDLIMLDIKSLDDQKHKKWTGVSNQLILENAKKMSQTGIPMRLRLPIIHSVNFWDIQYPKDIVTFARTLGKNICGIDLLPFHNFAAKKFGNIGRKGYFDTFPNIFRKEIEDYKDIIRKGGPWQTTIGGLIGVQ; the protein is encoded by the coding sequence ATGACAATTAGTGACTCCGATATAAAACATCTGGTTACACATATACAACATTTTTCTGTCAATGATGGCCCCGGCATCCGGACTACTGTTTTTTTAAAAGGCTGTCCATTGAATTGCGCATGGTGCCACAATCCGGAAAACATCCATACCTTTCAGGAATTTTTCTATCACGAGGACAAATGCGTAAAATGTGGTGACTGTGCTGAGCATTGCCCGGAAAATGTCATTATTCCACCCCGGATTCAATATGTGGAAAATCCTGTCCAGAGTGTCCGATTCGGGGATGGGGATGGGTCCATTCCCACAAGCCTTCGGGGACATCATCCTCCCCCCGCTTTTTCCGTTGAAAAGGAAATCGAAGCAATTGATCCCCCTCGTATCGACCGCGAAAAATGCACACGATGCATGGTCTGTGTGGATGTTTGCACCCATGATGCCTTGACTTTCGTCAGCACCTTGAAAAGCGTAGAAGACATCTTCGACGACGTTTTGAAAGACGACATCTTTTATAAGTCTTCCGGAGGCGGGTTCACGGTTTCGGGCGGAGAACCCCTCATGCATCCGGATATGACCTTGGCGTTGCTAAAGCGAGCCAAAAAAGAAGGATTAAACACCGTCCTGGATACCTGTGGATTTGCCAACTGGAATTCCAGTCAACCCATTCTTAAATATGTAGACCTGATAATGCTGGATATCAAATCCCTGGACGATCAGAAACACAAAAAATGGACCGGCGTATCCAACCAGCTGATTCTGGAAAATGCCAAAAAAATGTCCCAGACTGGTATCCCGATGCGCCTCAGACTACCCATTATCCATTCGGTGAATTTCTGGGATATTCAATATCCCAAAGACATTGTCACATTTGCCAGAACCTTGGGTAAAAACATCTGCGGCATAGATCTTCTCCCGTTTCACAATTTTGCGGCTAAAAAATTCGGAAATATCGGCAGAAAAGGTTATTTTGATACTTTTCCCAATATTTTTAGAAAAGAGATAGAAGATTATAAAGACATCATAAGGAAGGGCGGGCCCTGGCAGACAACCATCGGCGGGTTGATCGGAGTACAATGA
- a CDS encoding tRNA dihydrouridine synthase: MTPSDLARYLKTPLAIGDKTINGRMVLAPMAGIGHVAFRELIAEQGGCALLFTGMCSAKAVPHENPAISMVFRWRTRELPFTVCQIFGSDPDDMARAARRIEKEGFFGVDLNFGCSVAAICKKGCGAALLKTPDQAVRIVAAVRQAVDIPVFVKFRTGWADDPQFAADMASRFEHAGADALTFHPRVAPDRRNRPPRWDAITRVNQAVAIPVFGNGNVFTMEDGIRMLTQTKCQGLSLGRMAVAQPWIFARWTNAAQVDEAIYHTTARHLLDLLDHHYPAPFNLKLFKKFAPYFCANFKFSLFLLKQINQAKTMEEMKQRIDDLFVPCPKTLSVPNLSLFV; the protein is encoded by the coding sequence ATGACCCCATCCGATCTGGCCCGATACCTGAAAACCCCGCTGGCCATCGGCGACAAAACCATCAACGGCCGCATGGTTCTGGCCCCTATGGCCGGCATCGGACATGTGGCGTTCCGGGAACTGATTGCAGAACAGGGGGGGTGCGCACTGCTGTTCACGGGCATGTGTTCGGCCAAAGCCGTTCCCCATGAAAACCCGGCCATATCCATGGTGTTTCGCTGGCGCACCCGGGAACTGCCCTTCACGGTGTGCCAGATCTTTGGATCCGATCCGGACGACATGGCCCGGGCCGCCCGGCGCATCGAAAAAGAGGGCTTTTTCGGGGTGGACCTGAATTTCGGGTGTTCCGTGGCGGCCATCTGTAAAAAAGGGTGCGGGGCCGCATTGCTGAAAACCCCGGACCAGGCGGTCCGCATTGTGGCGGCCGTCAGACAGGCCGTGGACATTCCCGTGTTTGTCAAATTCCGCACGGGATGGGCGGATGACCCGCAATTTGCCGCAGACATGGCCTCACGGTTTGAACATGCCGGGGCTGATGCTTTGACCTTTCACCCCCGGGTGGCGCCGGACCGCCGCAACCGGCCGCCCCGATGGGATGCCATCACTAGGGTGAACCAGGCCGTGGCCATCCCCGTCTTTGGCAACGGCAATGTTTTCACCATGGAAGATGGGATACGTATGCTGACACAAACCAAATGTCAGGGCCTGTCACTGGGCCGCATGGCTGTGGCGCAACCCTGGATTTTCGCCCGGTGGACGAATGCTGCGCAAGTGGATGAAGCGATCTATCACACCACGGCCCGGCACCTGCTCGACCTGCTGGACCATCACTATCCAGCCCCTTTCAACCTGAAGCTGTTCAAGAAATTCGCCCCCTATTTCTGCGCCAATTTCAAGTTCTCCCTGTTTCTGCTGAAACAAATCAACCAGGCCAAAACCATGGAAGAGATGAAACAGCGCATTGACGACCTGTTTGTTCCCTGCCCCAAAACCCTGTCTGTTCCCAATTTAAGCCTGTTTGTCTAA
- a CDS encoding glycyl-radical enzyme activating protein: MKQQMGILTNIQKFASNDGPGIRTTVFLKGCRLNCKWCHNPEGVRHFPEVFHFWPNCINCGNCRTICPADAMTETRKAPTYPDQKGWKGKIGSKIITINKEKCLNCFQCVEVCDFDALVVSGKFMTVDEVMDEVEKDILFYNESGGGLTLSGGEPTAQPEFTMALLKAAKEKKINTALDTSGYQSWPILEKILDYTDYVLYDLKHLDRKKHINFTGVSNDLILENLEKIISRNDLTTYIRVPLLPGVNDSEENLQATGKYIQSLGLKTVYLLPAHPFAGQSYRLVGIDYPFPIGESYPEEKAKIAQTILTSYGLDVKMWIAWVEDHISDKSSLNQTDTVLTK, encoded by the coding sequence ATGAAACAGCAAATGGGCATCCTCACCAATATACAGAAATTTGCCTCCAATGACGGACCGGGCATTCGAACCACGGTGTTTCTGAAAGGCTGCCGGCTGAACTGCAAGTGGTGCCACAATCCGGAAGGAGTAAGACACTTTCCTGAAGTGTTTCATTTCTGGCCCAACTGCATCAACTGCGGGAATTGCAGAACAATATGTCCGGCCGATGCCATGACCGAAACCCGAAAAGCACCGACATATCCCGATCAAAAAGGCTGGAAAGGAAAAATCGGTTCAAAAATCATTACCATCAACAAAGAAAAATGTCTGAACTGTTTCCAATGTGTTGAAGTCTGTGATTTCGATGCCTTGGTCGTCAGTGGAAAATTCATGACCGTGGACGAAGTTATGGATGAAGTTGAAAAAGACATTTTATTTTACAATGAGTCGGGCGGCGGCCTGACCCTTTCCGGAGGAGAACCTACGGCCCAACCGGAATTCACCATGGCCTTGCTGAAGGCGGCAAAGGAAAAAAAGATCAACACCGCTTTGGATACCAGCGGATATCAATCCTGGCCCATTCTGGAAAAAATTCTGGATTATACAGATTATGTCCTGTACGATCTTAAACACCTTGACCGCAAAAAACACATTAATTTTACCGGTGTCTCAAACGATCTGATTTTAGAGAACCTTGAAAAAATTATATCCCGGAATGATCTTACCACATACATACGTGTACCGCTCCTTCCTGGAGTGAATGATTCTGAAGAAAATCTTCAGGCAACCGGAAAATACATCCAATCACTGGGTCTAAAAACGGTTTATCTGTTGCCGGCTCATCCGTTTGCAGGTCAGTCCTATCGCCTTGTAGGCATTGACTACCCGTTTCCCATTGGAGAAAGTTATCCTGAAGAAAAAGCGAAAATCGCTCAAACCATACTGACGTCCTACGGCCTTGATGTGAAAATGTGGATCGCCTGGGTTGAAGACCACATCTCAGACAAGTCTTCATTAAATCAGACCGATACAGTTCTCACAAAGTGA
- a CDS encoding AAA family ATPase, whose protein sequence is MNDKTNATLTVPENDPFFYADSNTLNLLDRLHKISEKHPVNILVAGRQGCGKSSIVRQFAAVHKKPLATFQVGILSEPGQLFGEYTLENGETRYKQFLFPMALQTPNCIIHLEEINRPENPKALNMLFSILSDDRQVWMDELGLLKVAPGVIFFATLNEGDDFVGTELLDPALRDRFHVILMDFLPNDVEKEVLINKTHVGVEQADTIIDAVNTLRSDFELSVEVSTRTVLMIGEMVAVGATLKEALTTCLQTSKETLESILLSLHVKHGYLEKDSYEYRKF, encoded by the coding sequence TTGAACGATAAAACAAATGCCACCCTGACAGTTCCTGAAAATGATCCTTTTTTTTATGCGGACAGCAATACACTGAACCTCTTGGACAGACTCCACAAAATTTCTGAAAAACACCCAGTGAATATCCTTGTCGCAGGACGGCAAGGATGCGGAAAATCTTCTATTGTCAGACAATTTGCAGCTGTGCATAAAAAACCTCTGGCCACGTTTCAGGTAGGCATCCTTTCAGAACCTGGACAGCTTTTTGGCGAATATACCCTGGAAAATGGTGAAACCCGTTATAAACAATTTCTGTTCCCAATGGCCCTTCAAACCCCCAACTGCATTATTCATCTTGAAGAAATCAACCGGCCCGAAAACCCCAAGGCGCTGAATATGCTTTTTTCAATTCTGTCCGATGACCGACAGGTCTGGATGGATGAGCTGGGTTTGCTGAAAGTTGCGCCCGGAGTGATCTTTTTCGCCACCTTGAACGAAGGAGATGATTTTGTCGGTACAGAACTCCTTGACCCAGCTCTTCGCGACAGATTTCATGTCATTCTGATGGACTTCCTTCCTAATGACGTTGAAAAAGAAGTGCTAATCAATAAAACCCATGTCGGTGTCGAACAGGCAGATACCATTATTGACGCGGTCAACACCTTGAGGAGTGATTTTGAACTTTCGGTGGAGGTTTCAACCCGGACCGTTCTCATGATCGGAGAAATGGTTGCGGTGGGAGCCACACTCAAAGAAGCTTTGACCACGTGTCTGCAGACCAGCAAGGAAACTCTGGAATCCATTTTGCTATCCCTGCATGTCAAACATGGATATTTAGAAAAAGACAGTTATGAATACCGAAAGTTCTAA
- the scpA gene encoding methylmalonyl-CoA mutase has translation MSHPSDIQKWEALAEKELRGKPLSSLTKKTPEGIDIKPLYTDLDTQDLACAGTLPGFDPFVRGPKATMYAGRPWTIRQYAGFSTAKESNEFYRKNLAAGQKGLSVAFDLATHRGYDSDHPRVAGDVGKAGVAIDSVEDMKILFDQIPLDQMSVSMTMNGAVLPILAGYIVAAEEQGVSHEQLTGTIQNDILKEYLTRNTYIYPPEPSMRIISDIIGFCSDHMPKFNTISISGYHIMEAGADSVLQTAFTLADGLEYVKAALATGLDIDKFAPRLSFFFGIGMNFFMDIAMLRAARFLWAELMSQFNPKNPKSKMLRTHCQTSGWSLTQQDPYNNIVRTTLECLSAVLGGTQSLHTNSFDEAVGLPTELSARISRNTQIIVQEESHICDVVDPLGGSYYVETLTQNIIDEVRKILQEIEDLGGMAKAIESGMPKMRIEEVAAKRQARIDQGKDVIVGVNKYRVDDETPIPVREVSEEVRNEQVARLEQTRKTRDGEAVKKALDEITAACETGGNLLAACLPAVRARATVGEISDAMEKVFTRFVATTQCISGVYAQNTDPEILASLRKRTADFEKKTGRRPRILLSKMGQDGHDRGVKVIATAYADFGFDVDLGPMFQTPEEAAKMAVENDVHVVGVSSLAAGHKTLVPQVIDELEKQGASDIQVVVGGIIPPGDYAFLKTAGAAGIFGPGTVVTDSANQILNILGA, from the coding sequence ATGTCTCATCCGTCTGATATTCAAAAATGGGAAGCGCTGGCCGAAAAGGAACTGCGGGGAAAACCGCTGTCGTCTCTGACTAAAAAAACACCCGAAGGGATCGACATCAAACCCTTGTACACGGATCTGGACACCCAAGACCTGGCATGTGCCGGCACCCTGCCGGGATTCGATCCCTTTGTCCGGGGACCCAAAGCCACCATGTATGCAGGAAGGCCCTGGACCATCCGCCAGTATGCCGGGTTTTCCACGGCAAAGGAATCCAACGAATTTTACCGCAAAAACCTGGCCGCCGGCCAGAAAGGGCTGTCCGTGGCCTTTGACCTGGCCACCCACCGGGGCTATGATTCGGATCATCCCAGAGTGGCAGGCGATGTGGGCAAAGCCGGCGTGGCCATCGATTCCGTGGAAGACATGAAAATTTTGTTCGATCAGATCCCTTTGGACCAAATGTCCGTGTCCATGACCATGAACGGGGCCGTGCTGCCGATTCTGGCCGGGTATATCGTGGCGGCCGAAGAGCAGGGGGTCAGCCATGAGCAGCTCACGGGCACCATTCAAAACGACATTCTCAAGGAATATCTGACCCGCAACACCTATATCTATCCCCCGGAACCGTCCATGCGGATCATTTCCGACATCATCGGGTTCTGTTCGGATCATATGCCCAAATTCAACACCATCAGTATTTCCGGGTACCACATCATGGAAGCCGGGGCCGATTCCGTGCTCCAGACCGCCTTTACCCTGGCCGACGGGCTGGAATATGTCAAGGCGGCCCTGGCCACGGGCCTGGATATCGACAAGTTTGCCCCCAGGCTGTCTTTTTTCTTCGGTATCGGCATGAATTTTTTCATGGACATTGCCATGCTCAGAGCGGCCCGGTTTTTGTGGGCCGAGCTGATGAGTCAGTTCAATCCCAAAAACCCCAAATCCAAGATGCTGCGGACCCACTGCCAGACATCGGGGTGGAGCCTGACCCAGCAGGATCCTTACAACAACATTGTCCGCACCACCCTGGAGTGCCTGTCCGCCGTGCTGGGCGGCACCCAGAGCCTGCACACCAACTCCTTTGACGAAGCCGTGGGCCTGCCCACGGAACTCTCTGCCCGGATTTCCCGCAACACCCAGATCATTGTTCAGGAGGAATCCCATATCTGTGATGTGGTGGATCCTCTGGGCGGGTCCTATTATGTGGAAACCCTGACCCAGAACATCATCGACGAGGTCCGAAAGATCCTGCAAGAGATCGAGGACCTGGGCGGCATGGCCAAAGCCATCGAGTCAGGCATGCCCAAGATGCGCATCGAAGAGGTGGCGGCAAAGCGCCAGGCCCGCATCGACCAGGGCAAGGATGTGATTGTGGGCGTCAACAAATACCGGGTGGACGATGAAACCCCGATCCCGGTGAGAGAAGTGTCTGAAGAGGTGCGCAACGAACAGGTGGCCCGCCTGGAACAGACCCGGAAAACCCGGGACGGCGAGGCTGTGAAAAAAGCCCTGGATGAGATCACAGCGGCGTGTGAAACCGGGGGCAACCTTTTGGCCGCCTGCCTGCCCGCCGTCCGGGCCAGAGCCACGGTGGGGGAGATCTCCGATGCCATGGAAAAGGTGTTCACCCGGTTTGTGGCCACCACCCAGTGTATTTCCGGGGTGTATGCCCAGAACACGGACCCGGAGATTCTGGCATCGCTGCGCAAACGCACGGCGGATTTCGAGAAAAAAACCGGCCGGCGGCCCAGAATTTTGTTGTCCAAAATGGGCCAGGACGGCCATGACCGGGGCGTCAAGGTGATTGCCACGGCATATGCGGATTTCGGGTTTGACGTGGATTTAGGCCCCATGTTCCAGACCCCGGAGGAAGCCGCCAAAATGGCCGTGGAAAACGATGTCCATGTGGTGGGGGTGTCCAGCCTGGCCGCCGGCCATAAAACCCTGGTGCCCCAGGTGATCGATGAACTGGAAAAACAGGGAGCGTCCGACATCCAGGTGGTGGTGGGCGGTATTATCCCGCCCGGGGATTATGCGTTTTTGAAAACGGCCGGCGCGGCCGGCATTTTCGGGCCCGGTACCGTGGTGACCGATTCCGCCAACCAGATTTTGAATATCCTGGGGGCGTAA
- the meaB gene encoding methylmalonyl Co-A mutase-associated GTPase MeaB — protein sequence MPEMDLETLIQGVKDRNRRMIAKTMTLIESRVPAHQEMAAKIMEQILPMAGNSTRLGVTGVPGVGKSTFIENLGVYLADAGHQVAVLAVDPSSRRSGGSILGDKTRMEKLAVHANAFIRPSPAGETLGGVAAKTRETMLVCEAAGFDVILVETVGVGQSETAVAAMVDFFLVLMIAGAGDELQGIKKGVLELADGIAINKADGDNQDRVARAKKDLENAMHLILPATASWQTPVMTCSSVEKNGTVPVWEKVRAHQDIVKRSGEFDQRRKSQALEWMWTLVEDGLKRRFHNHEAICRQIPVLSQQVRDEKITPSAAAEKLLSYW from the coding sequence ATGCCGGAAATGGATCTGGAAACCCTGATTCAGGGGGTCAAAGACCGGAACCGGCGCATGATCGCCAAAACCATGACCCTGATCGAAAGTAGGGTGCCGGCCCACCAGGAGATGGCGGCAAAGATCATGGAGCAGATTCTGCCCATGGCCGGCAACAGCACCCGGTTGGGCGTCACGGGTGTGCCCGGGGTGGGCAAGAGCACGTTTATTGAAAATTTAGGGGTCTATCTGGCGGATGCCGGCCACCAGGTGGCCGTGCTGGCCGTGGACCCCTCCAGCCGGCGCAGCGGTGGATCCATTCTGGGGGACAAGACCCGGATGGAAAAACTGGCCGTCCACGCCAACGCCTTTATCCGGCCGTCCCCTGCCGGCGAGACCTTAGGGGGTGTGGCCGCCAAAACCCGGGAGACCATGCTGGTGTGCGAGGCGGCCGGTTTTGATGTGATCCTGGTGGAAACCGTGGGCGTGGGCCAGTCTGAAACGGCCGTGGCCGCCATGGTGGATTTTTTCCTGGTGCTCATGATCGCCGGGGCCGGGGATGAGCTCCAGGGTATCAAAAAAGGGGTCCTGGAACTGGCGGACGGCATTGCCATCAACAAGGCGGACGGGGACAACCAGGACCGGGTGGCCCGGGCCAAAAAAGACCTGGAAAACGCCATGCACCTGATCCTGCCGGCAACCGCCTCCTGGCAGACCCCGGTGATGACCTGCTCGTCCGTTGAAAAAAACGGCACCGTGCCCGTATGGGAAAAAGTGCGGGCACATCAGGACATTGTCAAGCGGTCCGGGGAGTTTGACCAGCGCCGCAAAAGTCAGGCTCTGGAGTGGATGTGGACCCTGGTGGAAGACGGGTTGAAAAGACGTTTTCATAACCACGAAGCCATCTGTAGGCAAATTCCGGTGCTTTCCCAGCAGGTCCGGGATGAGAAGATCACTCCTTCGGCTGCGGCTGAGAAACTTCTCTCATATTGGTAA
- a CDS encoding SPOR domain-containing protein encodes MIPWLRNISIRLWLTLMVAVPACFYFLPWFSQLSSRPWQAGFFIGLTGVCFGVISALMHLAGVRMIQKRIHEAKVWEQAGIPARAEKKYLQAVRIYDSFLPSPVRSKKLTLLMTRSLARFALTFDRKSDAFRQAVWVYLSLEPHDDALAALWLEQLAKDDEVTTRDQALLTRLAQTHHRNSGLVPLLARVFLDTGRMDFIARQVYAKVMEDPDLKIDFQQDIQRLTGTPFRKKAVYSDEAIREASGKQAISGKTIRPSVPVAGILEKIRQAGRNLRYRVAGAGWAAIPFINPHDGSGRPIQARWRFYLKAGIIGALCAGALMFIFYPVFFVDEPEPVEKTKTVIEERVPKPFTIQVAAYLKENHARQFVVNLTQKGVDARIKTTTGGGNTWYLIQVSEFEDRQMAAAYGNHLISENIIEEFFVSNKD; translated from the coding sequence GTGATCCCATGGTTGAGAAATATCAGTATCCGGCTCTGGCTGACCCTGATGGTGGCAGTGCCGGCTTGTTTTTATTTTTTGCCCTGGTTCAGTCAATTGAGTTCCCGTCCGTGGCAGGCGGGGTTTTTTATCGGTTTGACCGGTGTCTGTTTCGGTGTGATCAGTGCTTTGATGCATCTGGCCGGCGTCCGGATGATTCAAAAACGGATTCATGAGGCAAAAGTGTGGGAACAGGCCGGTATTCCGGCCCGGGCTGAAAAAAAATACCTTCAGGCGGTCCGGATCTATGATTCGTTTTTACCGTCTCCGGTCCGATCAAAAAAATTGACATTATTGATGACCCGGTCTCTGGCCCGGTTTGCACTGACATTTGACAGAAAATCCGATGCTTTCAGGCAGGCGGTCTGGGTATATCTGTCATTGGAACCCCATGATGATGCATTGGCGGCCCTGTGGCTGGAACAGCTGGCAAAAGATGACGAGGTGACAACCAGAGACCAGGCCCTGCTGACCCGTCTGGCTCAGACGCATCACAGAAATTCCGGATTGGTGCCGCTGCTGGCCCGGGTTTTTCTGGACACCGGGCGAATGGATTTCATTGCCAGACAAGTGTATGCAAAGGTGATGGAAGATCCTGATTTAAAGATCGATTTTCAGCAGGATATTCAAAGGCTGACAGGCACCCCGTTCCGGAAAAAGGCGGTCTATTCCGATGAGGCGATCCGGGAAGCATCCGGAAAACAAGCCATTTCAGGAAAAACAATCAGGCCATCCGTGCCTGTTGCCGGGATCCTGGAAAAAATCCGGCAGGCAGGGCGAAACCTGCGTTACCGCGTTGCCGGGGCCGGGTGGGCAGCGATTCCTTTTATAAACCCGCATGATGGGTCCGGCCGCCCCATTCAGGCCCGGTGGCGGTTTTATCTGAAAGCCGGCATCATAGGGGCGTTGTGCGCAGGAGCGCTCATGTTCATCTTTTATCCGGTGTTTTTTGTTGACGAGCCGGAACCCGTGGAAAAAACCAAAACCGTGATTGAAGAACGTGTGCCAAAACCCTTTACCATTCAGGTGGCGGCATACTTGAAAGAGAACCATGCCAGACAGTTTGTGGTGAATTTGACGCAAAAGGGTGTGGATGCAAGGATAAAAACAACCACGGGCGGCGGCAACACCTGGTATCTGATCCAGGTGTCTGAATTTGAAGACAGGCAAATGGCGGCTGCATACGGCAACCATTTGATATCAGAAAATATTATTGAAGAGTTTTTTGTGAGTAACAAAGACTGA
- the mce gene encoding methylmalonyl-CoA epimerase, translating into MKILKIDHLGIAVNSIDGRKNFWTHGLGLSLEGKETVEEQKVTTAFLPVGESEVELLESTAPDGPIAKYIEKKGEGIQHVAFQVENIEEALAELKEKGIQLIDQTPRKGAGGAKIAFLHPKATAGVLVELCER; encoded by the coding sequence ATGAAAATATTGAAAATCGATCATCTGGGCATTGCCGTCAACAGCATTGACGGCCGGAAAAATTTCTGGACACACGGGCTGGGGCTTTCTTTGGAAGGCAAGGAAACCGTTGAAGAACAGAAAGTGACCACCGCATTTCTGCCCGTGGGGGAAAGCGAGGTGGAGCTCCTGGAATCCACAGCCCCGGACGGGCCCATTGCCAAATACATCGAGAAAAAAGGCGAAGGCATCCAGCATGTGGCGTTTCAGGTGGAAAATATCGAAGAGGCCCTGGCCGAACTCAAGGAAAAAGGGATTCAGCTGATCGATCAAACCCCCAGAAAAGGGGCCGGCGGTGCCAAAATCGCGTTTCTGCACCCCAAGGCCACGGCCGGGGTGCTGGTGGAGTTGTGTGAACGGTAA
- a CDS encoding vWA domain-containing protein: METLELAKLLVSLRKVVSHVGRNAGTVSWKDTIESEIIIDPNPVLGKYPVPASETDKLVGQAIHLAYKNIEMSDYALKLAKSRLNLSFRYMYKFELYFKTCESVYFDNLSNQTILSVYTEKSRKKKIQDALDVTSHPPSLAELFAIWWDIAAQRREARYLEEYTDTSARRLMGQSSLEKFYKKPIRILNNMVPALIQECPKINGVSERCDFRSKLYLSTWEELFAYIKFWPIDNSDVFLQARKQEAQHLKGIKKSLTLPELIFSEKLGKVVKKEISPIKDILKEQMIDSSAVAVEENHIVLPADNYVNKKLLQDLASVFKAVAVRENIYNRGLTSGSIDRRRLYRAHTSGTIFNIKKNEFNLLNDITLIIDATGSMAATNKWEHTQEIFQTLFLAIEKFNKKASLFAYNEVRDRCLLTELYKKGKFYTIQPHGKTASGEILKTLVQRIKSKNKKPIFIHITDGASNWGCPVQEAINLCKENRVLLLTIGVNCSEENQTLLKSEYGKLVQFAKTADQLPGLLRNLLNRGKRTFSQ; encoded by the coding sequence GTGGAAACCCTTGAACTTGCGAAACTTCTGGTTTCTCTCAGAAAAGTCGTATCCCATGTCGGACGTAATGCCGGGACAGTGTCATGGAAAGACACCATTGAAAGTGAAATCATCATAGACCCGAACCCTGTGCTTGGCAAATATCCGGTACCAGCCTCAGAAACAGACAAACTGGTGGGACAGGCAATTCATCTGGCCTATAAAAATATTGAAATGAGCGATTATGCACTTAAGCTCGCAAAATCAAGATTGAACCTGTCTTTCCGCTATATGTACAAATTCGAATTGTATTTTAAAACATGCGAAAGCGTATATTTTGACAATCTTTCAAACCAGACAATATTGAGTGTATATACTGAAAAATCGAGGAAGAAAAAAATTCAGGATGCACTGGATGTCACTTCCCATCCTCCTTCTCTGGCTGAACTGTTTGCCATATGGTGGGACATTGCTGCGCAAAGGAGGGAGGCCCGGTATCTGGAAGAATATACCGACACCTCGGCCCGGAGATTGATGGGACAATCTAGTCTTGAAAAATTTTACAAAAAACCGATCCGGATATTAAACAATATGGTCCCGGCCCTGATTCAAGAATGTCCGAAAATCAACGGGGTCTCGGAACGATGCGATTTCCGGTCCAAACTGTACTTGTCAACCTGGGAAGAACTGTTCGCCTATATCAAATTCTGGCCCATTGATAATTCTGATGTATTTTTGCAGGCCAGAAAACAGGAAGCCCAGCATCTGAAAGGGATAAAAAAATCCTTGACCCTGCCGGAACTGATTTTTTCCGAAAAATTGGGAAAAGTTGTCAAAAAAGAAATTTCTCCCATCAAAGACATTCTAAAAGAACAGATGATTGACAGCTCAGCAGTTGCCGTGGAAGAAAATCATATCGTGCTGCCAGCCGACAATTATGTAAACAAAAAACTGCTTCAGGACCTGGCCTCGGTGTTCAAGGCCGTGGCGGTCCGGGAAAACATTTACAACCGGGGACTTACCAGCGGTAGTATTGATCGACGGAGACTTTACCGGGCACACACATCAGGGACGATATTCAATATCAAAAAAAATGAATTCAATCTGCTCAATGATATCACTCTCATCATTGACGCCACCGGATCAATGGCAGCGACCAACAAATGGGAACATACCCAGGAGATATTTCAGACCCTGTTTCTGGCCATCGAAAAATTCAATAAAAAAGCAAGTCTTTTTGCCTATAATGAAGTCCGTGACCGTTGTCTGCTGACAGAACTTTACAAAAAAGGAAAATTTTATACCATCCAGCCCCATGGGAAAACCGCGTCCGGTGAAATTCTCAAGACCCTGGTCCAAAGAATCAAAAGCAAAAATAAAAAACCGATTTTCATCCACATTACGGATGGTGCCTCCAATTGGGGTTGTCCTGTTCAAGAGGCTATCAATCTTTGCAAAGAGAACAGAGTCTTACTTTTAACCATTGGTGTGAACTGCAGCGAGGAAAACCAGACCCTTCTAAAATCCGAATACGGCAAACTGGTTCAATTTGCGAAAACAGCCGATCAACTTCCAGGGTTGCTGCGAAATCTACTCAACCGAGGGAAGAGGACGTTTTCGCAATAA